In one window of Candidatus Avedoeria danica DNA:
- a CDS encoding methionine adenosyltransferase: MSTAFSDHPNYLFTSESVTEGHPDKVCDQISDAVLDGFLAQDPRARVACETAASGGIVFVTGEITANGEIDYVKTAREVIRDIGYDDEAAGLDYRACGILTLIKAQSVDIAGGVDHALETRGGVSDDEVTSLGAGDQGMMFGYACTETAELMPLPIALAHGITRKLAEVRKSGRVPYLRPDGKSQVTVEYNRGKPARVGTVLVSTQHSADATLEQITEDVIEDVIKAVVPPEYLDGTRFLVNPSGRFVIGGPVGDAGLTGRKIIVDTYGGMASHGGGAFSGKDPTKVDRSGAYAARWVAKNLVAAGIAERVMIQVAYAIGVAEPVSLNVDTYGTARIAPERIDALVAEHFDLRPGAILRDLNLRRPIYRQTAAYGHFGRPDIDLPWENTDRADALRRAAGL, encoded by the coding sequence ATGTCCACCGCCTTCTCCGACCATCCGAACTACCTCTTCACCAGCGAGTCCGTTACCGAGGGCCATCCCGACAAGGTGTGCGATCAGATCAGCGACGCCGTGCTCGACGGGTTTCTGGCGCAGGACCCCCGCGCCCGCGTGGCGTGCGAGACGGCGGCCTCGGGAGGCATCGTCTTCGTGACCGGCGAGATCACGGCGAACGGCGAAATCGACTACGTGAAGACGGCGCGCGAAGTGATCCGCGACATCGGCTACGACGACGAGGCCGCCGGGCTGGACTACCGTGCCTGCGGCATCCTCACGCTCATCAAGGCCCAGTCCGTCGACATCGCCGGCGGCGTCGACCACGCGCTCGAGACGCGCGGCGGCGTGTCGGACGACGAGGTCACGTCGCTCGGAGCGGGCGACCAGGGGATGATGTTCGGCTACGCCTGTACGGAGACGGCCGAGCTCATGCCGCTGCCGATCGCCCTGGCGCACGGCATCACGCGCAAGCTGGCCGAGGTCCGCAAGAGCGGGCGCGTGCCGTATCTCCGGCCCGACGGCAAGAGCCAGGTCACGGTGGAGTACAACCGCGGCAAGCCCGCGCGCGTCGGGACCGTCCTTGTCAGCACGCAGCACAGCGCCGATGCCACGCTCGAGCAGATCACCGAGGACGTCATCGAGGACGTCATCAAGGCGGTTGTGCCGCCGGAGTATCTCGACGGCACGCGCTTCCTCGTGAACCCGAGTGGCCGCTTCGTCATCGGCGGCCCGGTCGGGGACGCCGGGCTGACGGGTCGCAAGATCATCGTCGACACGTATGGCGGCATGGCCAGCCACGGCGGCGGGGCGTTCTCCGGTAAGGACCCCACCAAGGTGGACCGCTCGGGCGCGTACGCGGCGCGCTGGGTGGCCAAGAACCTCGTCGCCGCCGGGATCGCCGAGCGCGTGATGATCCAGGTGGCCTATGCGATCGGCGTCGCCGAGCCCGTCAGCCTGAACGTCGACACGTACGGCACGGCCCGAATCGCCCCCGAACGGATCGACGCCCTCGTGGCCGAGCACTTCGACCTCCGCCCCGGCGCGATCCTGCGCGACCTGAACCTGCGCCGCCCGATCTACCGCCAGACGGCCGCCTACGGCCACTTCGGCCGCCCGGACATCGACCTGCCGTGGGAGAACACGGACCGGGCGGACGCGTTGCGGCGGGCGGCGGGGCTGTAA
- a CDS encoding carbohydrate kinase family protein — translation MKRILVTGSIANDYIMAFPGDFTEHIIPDKLDVLSVSFLVDSLRREPGGCAVNIAYNLALLGERPAVMATVGQDWAEDRARLEAAGVDTAHVKAVDGVHTASFFVSTDRHNRQIASFYVGAMGHAGELRLSDAVGRGAQDIAAVVIAPNAPEAMVSLVAECKALGVPYVYDPSQQIVRLSGDDLRAGIAGSLVMIANEYEFELIREKTGLEADDVRRMTGTLVITHGEKGSQIWSNGERFDIGIVPPSAEVDPTGVGDAYRAGVVLGLLHDLPWPVAGRVGALCATYALEALGTQRHTFTREAFADRYATHFGAVPDGLATLLAQRSPA, via the coding sequence ATGAAGCGCATCCTCGTCACCGGCTCGATCGCCAACGACTACATCATGGCCTTCCCGGGCGACTTCACCGAGCACATCATCCCGGACAAGCTCGATGTCCTCTCCGTCAGCTTCCTCGTCGACAGCCTGCGGCGCGAGCCGGGCGGCTGTGCGGTGAACATCGCCTACAACCTGGCGCTCCTCGGCGAGCGGCCGGCCGTCATGGCCACCGTCGGCCAGGACTGGGCCGAGGACCGCGCGCGGCTCGAGGCCGCCGGCGTGGACACGGCGCACGTGAAGGCCGTGGACGGCGTGCACACCGCGTCGTTCTTCGTGTCGACGGACCGGCACAACCGCCAGATCGCCAGCTTCTACGTCGGCGCGATGGGCCACGCCGGCGAGCTGCGCCTGTCGGATGCGGTCGGCCGCGGGGCGCAGGACATCGCCGCCGTCGTCATCGCCCCGAACGCGCCAGAGGCGATGGTCAGCCTTGTGGCGGAGTGCAAGGCGCTCGGCGTGCCGTACGTCTACGACCCGAGCCAGCAAATCGTCCGCCTGTCCGGCGATGACCTGCGCGCCGGCATTGCCGGCAGCTTGGTGATGATCGCCAACGAATACGAGTTCGAGCTCATCCGTGAGAAGACGGGCCTCGAGGCGGACGACGTCCGCCGCATGACCGGCACGCTCGTCATCACGCACGGCGAGAAGGGCTCCCAGATCTGGTCGAACGGCGAGCGGTTCGATATCGGCATCGTCCCGCCCTCGGCCGAGGTCGATCCGACGGGCGTCGGGGACGCCTACCGCGCCGGCGTCGTCCTCGGCTTGCTCCACGACCTGCCGTGGCCGGTCGCCGGCCGCGTGGGTGCGCTGTGCGCCACGTACGCGCTCGAGGCGCTGGGCACGCAGCGCCATACGTTCACCCGCGAAGCGTTTGCCGACCGCTATGCCACCCACTTCGGCGCGGTGCCCGACGGGCTCGCGACGCTGCTCGCACAGCGATCGCCTGCCTGA